The following proteins come from a genomic window of Nothobranchius furzeri strain GRZ-AD chromosome 1, NfurGRZ-RIMD1, whole genome shotgun sequence:
- the il26 gene encoding interleukin-26 isoform X1, whose product MMQKAMGLQYFNMSLITVRISAFSLLIVLIAMATAEQGLTCREEIPVELIRELWNGTRMIQNKLPKEDRLSRRVRLLPHFCTTCPERVIGWLELQEMIDVYEKSVFNSELVQKFVPHHYNELLDRLHHTLQHCVSYTEPSEHFKDIKKMERRIQKVSKHKLSFCHCRNFYHIFNCFPSKIMLCCDSRRETKEP is encoded by the exons ATGATGCAGAAGGCAATGGGTTTGCAATATTTCAACATGTCTCTGATCACCGTCAGGATCTCTGCGTTCTCTTTGCTCATCGTTCTCATCGCCATGGCAACAGCTGAGCAGGGGCTCACCTGCCGAGAGGAGATACCTGTGGAGCTGATCCGAGAACTATGGAACGGGACAAGAATGATACAGAACAAACTacca AAAGAAGACCGACTGTCACGGCGCGTCAGACTTCTGCCTCACTTCTGCACAACATGTCCGGAG cGTGTGATTGGCTGGCTGGAGCTACAGGAAATGATAGATGTCTATGAGAAGAGTGTGTTCAACAGTGAACTGGTCCAGAAGTTTGTTCCTCACCATTACAATGAGCTGCTGGACCGACTGCACCACACTCTGCAGCACTGT GTTTCTTACACTGAACCTTCAGAACATTTCAAAGACATCAAGAAAATGGAGAGAAGAATTCAAAAGGTAAGCAAGCACAAACTGTCCTTCTGTCACTGCAGGAACTTCTATCACATTTTCAACTGTTTTCCATCTAAAATCATGCTTTGTTGCGACTCCAGAAGGGAGACGAAGGAGCCCTGA
- the il26 gene encoding interleukin-26 isoform X2, with the protein MMQKAMGLQYFNMSLITVRISAFSLLIVLIAMATAEQGLTCREEIPVELIRELWNGTRMIQNKLPKEDRLSRRVRLLPHFCTTCPERVIGWLELQEMIDVYEKSVFNSELVQKFVPHHYNELLDRLHHTLQHCVSYTEPSEHFKDIKKMERRIQKKGDEGALKAVREFNFILRWIDELL; encoded by the exons ATGATGCAGAAGGCAATGGGTTTGCAATATTTCAACATGTCTCTGATCACCGTCAGGATCTCTGCGTTCTCTTTGCTCATCGTTCTCATCGCCATGGCAACAGCTGAGCAGGGGCTCACCTGCCGAGAGGAGATACCTGTGGAGCTGATCCGAGAACTATGGAACGGGACAAGAATGATACAGAACAAACTacca AAAGAAGACCGACTGTCACGGCGCGTCAGACTTCTGCCTCACTTCTGCACAACATGTCCGGAG cGTGTGATTGGCTGGCTGGAGCTACAGGAAATGATAGATGTCTATGAGAAGAGTGTGTTCAACAGTGAACTGGTCCAGAAGTTTGTTCCTCACCATTACAATGAGCTGCTGGACCGACTGCACCACACTCTGCAGCACTGT GTTTCTTACACTGAACCTTCAGAACATTTCAAAGACATCAAGAAAATGGAGAGAAGAATTCAAAAG AAGGGAGACGAAGGAGCCCTGAAGGCTGTAAGAGAATTCAACTTCATCCTCAGATGGATCGATGAGCTGCTATGA